A region of the Conyzicola lurida genome:
AGCACGCCGAGATCGAGGGCGTAGGCGGATGCCGCGGCGAGCAGGAACCCGCGGGCTTCGACCCCGGCGACCGCGTCGATGCGTCCCGCGAACGGCTCGACGAGCGCGTCGGTGACGGCGCGCAGCGAGGGGCCGTCGGCGAACACCGGGGTCAGGTCGCGGAAGGTGATGCCGGGCTTCGGGAAGTCCTCGATGATCGCCGTGTTCTCTGCGACGAGTCGTGCCGCCGTGCCATCCGTCATGCTGGTGTCCTTCGAATCGGGGCGCGTTCGCGCCCATCGATTCTGCCACCCAGTGGTTGAGTAGGAGCGCCACGGCCGTGGACGGCCCACTCAACCACCGTCACGCCGTGCGCCTCCGCAGCGTCACCGACCCGAGCACCACCGCGCCGAGCGCGAACGCCCCGATGATCAGCAGCTGGCCGGCGATGTATCCCGCGTCCTCGCCGTCGATCGCGACCGCGTTGAGCGCGTCGATCGCGTGCGACAGCGGCAACCAGTCCGAGATCGCGTACAGCACGTCGGGCATCTGGTCGCGGGGGAGCAACACCCCGCCGAGCAGCACCTGGGGGAACACGAACGCGGGCATGAACTGCACCACCTGGAACTCGGTGCGCGCGAACGCGCTGGCCAGCAGGCCGAGAGTCGTGCCGAGCACGGCGTCCGCGAGGGCGACGCAGACGAGAAGCCACAACGATCCGTCGATCTCCAGCCCGCAGACCCCGACCGCGAATGCCACGGCGATGCCGGCCTGCGCGACGGCGAGCAGCCCGAACGCGAGCGTGTACCCGAGGATGAAGTCGGCCTTCGACAGCGGCAGGCTGAGCAGCCGCTCGAGGGTACCCGACCGTCGCTCCCGCAGCGTCGCGATGCTGGTGATCAGGAACATGATGATGAACGGGAACAGCGCGAGCATCGCCGGCCCGATCTGCTGGAACACGGGGGTGTCGTCGAACAGCCAGGCCACGAGTCCGACCAGCAGGCTCGGCACCACCAGCAGCAGCGCCACCGTGCGCGGGTCGTGCCGTACCTGGGTGAGCACGCGGCCCGCGGTGGCGAGGGTGCGGGCCGGGTTCACGATGCCGCCCCCGCCCGGATCAGCGCGAGGAACGCGTCCTCGGCGTCGGTCGTGCCGGTCGCGCGCATCAGTCCGTCGGGG
Encoded here:
- a CDS encoding ABC transporter permease; its protein translation is MNPARTLATAGRVLTQVRHDPRTVALLLVVPSLLVGLVAWLFDDTPVFQQIGPAMLALFPFIIMFLITSIATLRERRSGTLERLLSLPLSKADFILGYTLAFGLLAVAQAGIAVAFAVGVCGLEIDGSLWLLVCVALADAVLGTTLGLLASAFARTEFQVVQFMPAFVFPQVLLGGVLLPRDQMPDVLYAISDWLPLSHAIDALNAVAIDGEDAGYIAGQLLIIGAFALGAVVLGSVTLRRRTA